A DNA window from Candidatus Sulfidibacterium hydrothermale contains the following coding sequences:
- the uvrC gene encoding excinuclease ABC subunit UvrC, whose translation MKKNTLQENLSALVRSLPEKPGVYRYYDKDGKILYVGKAKNLKKRVSSYFNKEPDSGKLRLLVKKIQDIRFIVTETELDALLLENNLIKKLQPRYNIMLKDDKTYPWICIKNEPFPRVFATRHIVNDGSEYYGPYASVRMMKTLLDIIRKLYPLRTCKLNLSPKNIQKKKFKVCLEYHLGNCMAPCVGKQSEEAYAETIAQIRSIIKGNLSEVIGALRRVMMDYAQKEDFENAQLVKEKLEILENYKSKSTIVNPRINNVDVFSVLNDEKRAYVNFLKVMNGAIVQAHTVEIKKKLNETPQEILTFAITDFRQRFGSHAKEIIVPFRPEVQWPDIKIIVPKKGDKKQLLELSERNARYYSMEQQKQQELVDPERHSRRILEKMKQDLRLDVLPEIIECFDNSNFQGTFPVASMVQFVKAKPNKKAYRHFNIKTVEGPNDFASMEEIILRRYGRLQKENLPLPQLIVVDGGKGQLSAAVKSLKKLNLDRKIAIIGIAKRLEELYFPGDPLPLYLDKKSVTLKVIQQLRDEAHRFGITHHRKRRQQGTLKSELTTIKGIGKDTAQKLLQHFRSVKKIKDVSEQEMIPVIGKAKAALVYHHFHPENKA comes from the coding sequence ATGAAAAAAAATACACTTCAGGAAAACCTTTCTGCTTTGGTACGCAGTCTTCCGGAAAAACCGGGAGTTTATCGGTATTATGATAAAGACGGGAAAATTTTATACGTAGGAAAAGCCAAAAACTTGAAAAAAAGGGTTTCCAGCTATTTCAACAAAGAACCGGACAGCGGGAAACTTCGCCTTTTGGTAAAAAAAATTCAGGATATCCGTTTCATTGTAACCGAAACCGAACTGGATGCGTTGTTGCTCGAAAACAATCTGATCAAGAAGCTGCAGCCCCGCTACAACATCATGCTCAAAGATGACAAAACCTACCCCTGGATTTGCATTAAAAACGAGCCTTTTCCGCGGGTTTTCGCCACCCGGCATATTGTTAACGACGGTTCGGAATATTATGGCCCGTATGCTTCCGTACGCATGATGAAAACCCTGTTGGACATCATCAGAAAACTCTATCCTTTACGCACCTGCAAACTGAACCTTTCGCCAAAGAACATCCAAAAGAAAAAATTCAAAGTTTGCCTGGAATATCATCTCGGCAATTGCATGGCTCCTTGTGTGGGCAAACAATCGGAAGAAGCCTACGCCGAAACCATTGCCCAAATCCGGTCGATCATCAAAGGAAATTTAAGCGAAGTGATCGGAGCCTTGCGCCGGGTAATGATGGATTATGCCCAAAAAGAGGATTTTGAAAATGCACAGCTGGTAAAAGAAAAGCTGGAAATACTGGAAAATTACAAAAGCAAATCCACCATCGTGAATCCGCGTATCAACAATGTGGATGTTTTTTCTGTTTTAAATGATGAAAAAAGAGCTTATGTCAATTTTTTAAAGGTGATGAACGGCGCCATTGTTCAGGCACACACGGTAGAAATAAAAAAGAAACTGAACGAAACCCCACAGGAAATTCTGACGTTTGCCATTACGGATTTCCGGCAACGTTTTGGCAGTCATGCCAAAGAAATCATCGTTCCTTTCCGTCCCGAAGTTCAATGGCCCGATATTAAAATCATCGTCCCTAAAAAAGGAGACAAAAAACAACTTTTGGAGCTGAGTGAAAGAAATGCCCGGTATTACAGCATGGAGCAACAAAAACAACAGGAGCTCGTTGATCCGGAAAGACATAGCCGGCGGATTCTGGAAAAGATGAAACAGGATTTACGGCTGGATGTTCTGCCCGAGATCATCGAATGTTTTGACAATTCCAACTTTCAGGGAACTTTTCCGGTAGCTTCCATGGTACAATTTGTTAAAGCCAAGCCCAATAAAAAAGCATACCGCCATTTCAACATTAAAACGGTGGAAGGGCCCAACGATTTTGCTTCCATGGAGGAAATTATCCTGCGGCGTTACGGCCGGTTGCAGAAAGAAAACCTTCCGCTTCCCCAGCTCATTGTCGTGGACGGCGGCAAAGGACAATTAAGTGCAGCTGTAAAAAGTTTGAAAAAATTAAATCTCGACCGGAAAATAGCCATCATCGGCATTGCCAAAAGGCTGGAAGAGCTTTACTTTCCAGGAGATCCATTACCGTTGTATCTTGATAAAAAATCAGTTACCCTGAAAGTGATTCAGCAATTGCGCGACGAGGCACACCGTTTTGGGATTACTCATCATCGCAAACGACGCCAGCAGGGCACATTAAAATCCGAATTGACAACGATCAAAGGCATTGGAAAAGATACAGCCCAAAAACTTTTACAGCATTTCCGATCGGTGAAAAAGATCAAAGACGTTTCGGAGCAGGAGATGATTCCCGTTATCGGAAAAGCAAAAGCCGCATTGGTATATCACCATTTTCATCCGGAAAACAAGGCATAA
- the rsmA gene encoding 16S rRNA (adenine(1518)-N(6)/adenine(1519)-N(6))-dimethyltransferase RsmA produces the protein MSMVRPKKHLGQHFLKDKNIARKITACLSDRFPVVCEIGPGTGILTQSLLEKENIRQLTLIEIDTESVTYLHQHFSDERLQILETDFLKSDLPALFPENFSLIGNFPYNISSQIFFKILENRNRIPEVVGMIQKEVAERIAAKPGNKTYGILSVLLQSWYDIEYCFTVNETVFFPPPKVKSAVIRLQRNKTEKLNCNETLFFKVVKAAFGQRRKTLRNALKALFGGSPVTHPLFDQRAEQLDVSDFVTLTNLYEAALAENKSRI, from the coding sequence ATTTCTATGGTCAGGCCGAAAAAACATTTAGGACAACATTTTCTGAAAGACAAAAATATTGCCCGGAAAATTACGGCCTGTCTGTCAGACCGGTTTCCCGTTGTTTGCGAAATTGGTCCCGGAACCGGCATCTTAACACAATCGCTACTGGAAAAAGAAAATATCAGGCAATTAACGCTTATTGAGATCGATACTGAATCGGTTACCTATCTTCACCAACACTTTTCGGACGAACGTTTACAAATATTGGAAACCGATTTCTTAAAAAGCGATTTACCGGCTTTGTTTCCGGAAAATTTTTCACTGATTGGCAATTTTCCTTACAACATTTCCAGTCAGATTTTTTTTAAGATCCTGGAAAACCGCAACCGGATTCCTGAAGTTGTCGGCATGATTCAAAAAGAAGTGGCGGAACGAATTGCCGCTAAACCCGGTAATAAAACGTATGGCATTTTAAGCGTACTGCTCCAGAGCTGGTACGACATCGAATACTGTTTTACAGTAAATGAAACGGTATTTTTTCCGCCTCCCAAAGTAAAATCGGCCGTTATCCGGTTGCAACGGAACAAAACCGAAAAACTAAACTGTAACGAAACCCTGTTCTTTAAAGTGGTAAAAGCCGCTTTTGGACAACGGCGAAAAACCCTGCGTAACGCTTTGAAAGCGCTTTTCGGAGGTTCTCCGGTAACCCATCCGCTGTTTGATCAACGGGCTGAGCAATTGGACGTTTCTGATTTCGTCACCCTGACGAACTTATACGAAGCGGCATTAGCGGAGAACAAAAGCCGGATTTAA
- a CDS encoding VanZ family protein yields MLKKLWPSLLWSIVILLLTGLPGNYFPKVTTFWDWLEPDKAVHLFIFGVLSFLILFGYREQYFNREKRYIFGIVAVVVAALYGLITELLQYYVFTGRDGNRFDFFADAAGAVIGWLVFSYLYRKKIKHHTNEIEEFN; encoded by the coding sequence ATGCTAAAAAAATTGTGGCCGTCGTTGCTCTGGTCAATAGTCATTTTGTTACTTACCGGCCTGCCGGGAAATTATTTCCCCAAAGTAACTACCTTTTGGGATTGGCTGGAGCCAGACAAGGCAGTGCATCTTTTCATCTTTGGTGTATTGTCGTTTTTGATTCTTTTTGGCTACCGCGAGCAATATTTTAACCGGGAAAAGCGTTATATTTTTGGTATTGTTGCTGTTGTTGTAGCAGCACTGTACGGTTTGATTACGGAGTTGTTACAATATTATGTTTTTACCGGAAGAGACGGAAACCGGTTTGATTTTTTTGCCGATGCAGCAGGCGCCGTGATAGGGTGGCTGGTGTTTAGTTATCTGTATCGAAAAAAAATAAAGCATCATACTAACGAAATAGAAGAATTTAATTAA
- a CDS encoding energy transducer TonB, protein MESRKTPKADLENKKAIFFEIGLVIALALVFFSFNYKSYKARTVTLIKQQVQNTPEEIVPITEQKVKPPPPPPPKAVTQIKIVNNDVKVNDNVDIDVEADMNTAVSDYVPPEEEDSVPEQHIFMVVEQMPSFPGGMGALMKYLATHIHYPELAKESGIQGRVFINFVVEPDGSISHVKVLRGIGGGCDEEAVRVVKSMPKWIPGKQRGKPVRVSFNLPVKFTLE, encoded by the coding sequence ATGGAATCCAGAAAAACACCAAAAGCGGACCTCGAGAACAAAAAAGCCATCTTTTTTGAGATCGGCCTGGTGATTGCCCTGGCTCTTGTTTTCTTTTCTTTTAACTATAAAAGTTATAAAGCAAGAACCGTCACGCTGATTAAACAGCAGGTGCAAAACACCCCCGAGGAAATTGTCCCAATTACGGAACAGAAAGTAAAACCGCCTCCGCCACCTCCGCCTAAAGCGGTGACACAAATTAAAATTGTGAACAACGACGTGAAGGTAAATGATAATGTGGATATTGATGTGGAAGCCGATATGAATACCGCGGTTTCTGATTATGTTCCGCCGGAAGAAGAAGATTCGGTACCTGAACAGCATATCTTCATGGTTGTGGAGCAGATGCCTAGTTTCCCGGGAGGGATGGGTGCCTTGATGAAATATCTGGCTACACATATTCATTATCCCGAACTGGCCAAAGAAAGTGGTATCCAGGGGCGTGTGTTTATCAACTTTGTGGTTGAACCCGATGGCTCGATCTCACATGTGAAAGTTCTCCGTGGTATCGGAGGCGGATGTGACGAAGAAGCTGTACGTGTGGTGAAAAGTATGCCTAAATGGATTCCCGGTAAACAGCGGGGAAAACCAGTACGGGTATCTTTTAACCTTCCTGTGAAATTTACACTGGAATAA
- the gcvH gene encoding glycine cleavage system protein GcvH has translation MNIPENLKYSKDHEWLKIEGDEAYVGITDFAQNELGDIVFVEVETVDETLEKEETFGTVEAVKTVSDLLLPVGGTILEFNEKLEDEPELINKDPYGDGWIIKIKLTNPDEVNDLMDADAYKALTES, from the coding sequence ATGAACATTCCCGAAAATTTAAAGTATTCAAAAGACCACGAATGGCTGAAGATTGAAGGTGACGAAGCTTACGTGGGGATTACTGATTTTGCCCAGAACGAATTGGGCGATATTGTTTTTGTTGAGGTGGAAACCGTTGACGAAACATTGGAAAAAGAAGAAACTTTCGGCACCGTAGAAGCTGTGAAAACAGTTTCTGATCTGCTTCTTCCGGTAGGAGGTACCATTCTTGAGTTTAACGAGAAGCTGGAAGATGAACCCGAGCTCATCAATAAAGATCCTTACGGCGATGGCTGGATTATTAAAATTAAGCTGACCAACCCGGATGAAGTGAATGATTTGATGGATGCTGATGCGTATAAAGCTTTAACCGAATCTTAG
- a CDS encoding 6-phosphofructokinase, which translates to MKRVLIATGGGDCPGLNAVIRAIVHRASQEKDWEVLGSIQAFNGILWEPTEVVVLDNEKVKGIHFQGGTIIETTNKGGPFAWPVKNKKGEWEYVDRSEEMIRKLQIMHVDAVINIGGDGSQRISEALYRKGLNIIGVPKTIDNDLSSTDSTFGFQTAVEVATEAVDKLVTTAASHNRVFVLEVMGREAGWIAMNAAVAGGADVCLIPEMPYDIEAVKDALEKRFVHDRGFAVVVIAEGAYPKGGKMVVQENDEIGYENPKLGGISGVLINQLKKAGFQHDMRQTVLGHLQRGGVPIAYDRVLSAQFGVKAFEMVLNEEYGKMVAYRHPDFIAVPLKDAIAKPNLVTPDNALVKTVKGLGISLGQKE; encoded by the coding sequence ATGAAGAGAGTACTGATAGCTACAGGGGGCGGCGACTGCCCCGGATTAAATGCCGTAATTCGTGCCATTGTTCACCGGGCTTCGCAGGAAAAAGACTGGGAAGTTTTGGGAAGCATTCAGGCGTTTAACGGAATTCTTTGGGAACCTACCGAAGTAGTGGTACTGGATAATGAAAAAGTAAAAGGAATTCATTTCCAGGGAGGAACCATTATTGAAACCACCAATAAAGGCGGCCCGTTTGCCTGGCCGGTTAAAAATAAAAAAGGAGAATGGGAATATGTTGACCGTTCGGAAGAAATGATTCGTAAACTGCAGATCATGCATGTGGATGCTGTGATCAATATTGGCGGTGACGGATCACAACGAATTTCAGAAGCACTTTACCGCAAGGGGCTGAATATTATCGGGGTTCCCAAAACCATTGATAATGATTTGTCTTCAACCGACTCTACATTTGGTTTTCAAACTGCCGTGGAGGTTGCCACGGAAGCCGTCGATAAGTTAGTGACTACGGCTGCCAGCCATAATCGTGTTTTTGTGCTGGAAGTAATGGGTCGCGAAGCCGGCTGGATAGCCATGAATGCGGCTGTGGCTGGAGGAGCTGATGTGTGCCTGATTCCGGAAATGCCTTATGATATTGAAGCAGTAAAAGATGCCCTTGAAAAACGTTTTGTCCACGATCGTGGATTTGCCGTGGTGGTGATTGCCGAAGGGGCTTACCCGAAAGGGGGAAAAATGGTGGTGCAGGAAAACGATGAAATCGGATATGAAAATCCCAAGCTGGGCGGTATCAGCGGGGTTTTGATCAATCAGCTGAAAAAGGCCGGTTTCCAGCACGATATGCGTCAGACGGTTTTGGGCCATTTACAGCGTGGCGGCGTTCCCATTGCTTACGACCGGGTACTCTCGGCACAATTTGGGGTAAAAGCCTTTGAAATGGTGCTGAACGAAGAATATGGCAAAATGGTGGCTTATCGTCATCCTGACTTTATTGCCGTTCCGCTGAAAGATGCGATTGCCAAACCCAATTTGGTAACACCGGATAATGCACTGGTGAAAACAGTAAAAGGATTGGGAATTTCTTTGGGACAAAAAGAATAA